One Mesorhizobium loti genomic window carries:
- a CDS encoding family 1 extracellular solute-binding protein: MTMLKGMTWSHPRGYDPMVACSSLWQQRTGIAIEWDKRSLQDFESFPVEELARAYDLIVIDHPHVGQITAESCLAPLDVAGREAERTALASGSVGQSYPSYSWQGRQWAFPIDAASQVQAWRPDALDAPPARWSEVLDLARQGRVLLPLRPPHVLMVFYTLAGNLGHPCSTDPSRDLIDSETGSQVFEAMREIAALVEPACFEMDPIAVSERMAAADSKIACAPLIYGYVSYAISGFRAHRLAFTDIPVIGSNGPVGSALGGTGIAVSAFSRAKEAAIDFAYWVASGDVQRGPYAAAGGQPGHAAAWEDQSVNAATGNFYRDTRATLEGAWVRPRHDGYMAFQQAASDRILSGIAGRQKPAAVVADLNNLFRESSPAQVSGAAVGGA, from the coding sequence GTGACCATGCTCAAGGGCATGACCTGGAGCCATCCGCGCGGCTATGATCCGATGGTCGCCTGCTCGTCGCTTTGGCAGCAGAGGACCGGCATCGCCATCGAATGGGACAAGCGCTCGCTGCAGGATTTTGAATCCTTCCCGGTCGAGGAGCTGGCGCGCGCCTATGATCTGATCGTCATCGACCATCCGCATGTCGGCCAGATCACGGCGGAAAGCTGCCTTGCGCCGCTGGATGTCGCCGGCCGCGAGGCAGAGCGAACCGCGCTCGCCTCGGGCAGTGTCGGCCAGTCCTATCCGAGCTATAGCTGGCAAGGGCGGCAATGGGCTTTCCCGATCGACGCGGCCAGCCAGGTCCAGGCCTGGCGGCCGGATGCGCTCGATGCGCCGCCGGCGCGCTGGAGCGAGGTGCTTGATCTCGCCCGGCAAGGCCGTGTGCTTCTGCCGTTGCGGCCGCCGCATGTGTTGATGGTGTTCTACACGCTGGCCGGCAATCTCGGTCACCCCTGCTCGACCGATCCCTCCCGTGATCTCATCGATAGCGAGACCGGCAGCCAGGTCTTCGAAGCGATGCGCGAGATCGCCGCGCTGGTCGAACCGGCATGCTTCGAGATGGATCCGATCGCGGTCTCCGAACGCATGGCGGCGGCGGATTCCAAGATCGCCTGCGCGCCGCTGATCTATGGCTACGTCTCCTATGCGATATCGGGGTTTCGTGCGCACCGGCTGGCCTTCACCGACATTCCGGTCATCGGTTCCAACGGCCCGGTCGGCTCGGCGCTCGGCGGCACCGGCATAGCGGTGTCGGCCTTTTCGCGGGCAAAAGAGGCCGCGATCGATTTTGCGTACTGGGTTGCCAGCGGCGATGTCCAGCGCGGTCCCTATGCCGCCGCCGGCGGACAGCCCGGCCACGCAGCAGCCTGGGAAGACCAGAGCGTCAACGCCGCGACCGGCAATTTCTATCGGGACACGCGCGCCACGCTGGAAGGCGCATGGGTGCGGCCTCGCCATGACGGCTACATGGCGTTCCAACAGGCGGCGTCGGACCGCATCCTTTCCGGCATCGCAGGCAGGCAGAAGCCCGCCGCGGTCGTTGCCGATCTCAATAACCTGTTCCGGGAGAGTTCGCCCGCGCAGGTGTCCGGCGCTGCCGTTGGAGGAGCCTGA
- a CDS encoding acyl-CoA transferases/L-carnitine dehydratase: MPAAAELPLAGLTVVDMSQFLSGPYCSLRLLDLGARVIKIERPDGGDLSRRLYLSDTEIGGDSTIFHAINRAKESFAIDLKNEADLKALRGLLAKADVLIQNFRPGVIERLGFDYETVRKINPRLVYASISGYGEEGPWVKRPGQDLLAQSRSGVMWLNGDEDQGPVPFGLAIGDMLAGAACAQGILAALVRRGISGQGSHIETSLLEALVDFQFEVLTTHLNDGRRLPRRSNFRSAHAYLSAPYGVYPAKDGYLAIAMTPIPKLADLLSLHELAPYRDKPASWFTARDDIKAIIAQRIASKTIDEWLAILEPADIWCAKVLTWPEMLASEGFQSLDMLQTVTREDDVSILTTSSPLRVDGVRAKVDRAAPRIGEHSAAIRAEFGL; this comes from the coding sequence ATGCCGGCTGCAGCCGAATTGCCGCTTGCCGGTCTGACCGTCGTCGACATGAGCCAGTTTCTGTCGGGCCCCTATTGCTCGCTCAGGCTGCTCGATCTCGGCGCCCGCGTCATCAAGATCGAGCGCCCGGATGGCGGCGACCTGTCGCGCCGGCTCTATCTCAGCGACACCGAGATCGGCGGCGATTCCACAATCTTCCACGCCATCAACCGCGCCAAGGAAAGCTTTGCCATCGACCTCAAGAACGAGGCCGATCTCAAAGCGTTGCGCGGGCTTCTGGCCAAAGCGGATGTGCTGATCCAGAATTTCCGGCCCGGCGTCATCGAGCGGCTCGGCTTCGACTACGAGACGGTGCGCAAGATCAACCCGCGTTTGGTCTATGCCTCGATCAGCGGCTATGGCGAAGAAGGCCCATGGGTCAAGCGGCCCGGGCAGGATTTGCTGGCGCAATCGCGCTCCGGAGTGATGTGGCTGAATGGCGACGAGGACCAGGGGCCGGTGCCGTTCGGGCTTGCGATCGGCGACATGCTGGCGGGTGCGGCCTGCGCCCAAGGCATCCTGGCGGCACTGGTGCGGCGCGGCATCAGCGGCCAGGGCAGCCATATCGAGACCAGCCTGTTGGAAGCGCTGGTCGACTTCCAGTTCGAGGTGCTGACCACACATCTCAATGACGGCCGCCGCTTGCCCAGGCGCTCCAATTTCCGCAGCGCGCATGCCTATCTTTCGGCGCCCTATGGTGTGTACCCAGCCAAGGACGGCTACCTCGCCATCGCCATGACGCCGATCCCGAAACTCGCCGATCTGCTGTCGCTCCATGAGCTGGCGCCTTATCGCGACAAACCAGCCTCGTGGTTCACCGCGCGCGACGACATCAAGGCGATCATCGCGCAACGGATCGCCAGCAAGACCATCGACGAATGGCTCGCCATTCTTGAGCCGGCCGACATCTGGTGCGCCAAGGTGCTGACCTGGCCGGAGATGCTGGCGAGCGAAGGTTTCCAGTCGCTCGACATGCTGCAGACGGTGACGCGCGAGGACGATGTCTCGATCCTCACCACCAGTTCGCCGCTGAGGGTCGATGGTGTCAGGGCCAAGGTCGATCGCGCCGCACCACGCATCGGCGAGCACAGTGCCGCGATCCGCGCGGAGTTCGGCCTGTGA
- a CDS encoding MaoC domain-containing protein dehydratase: MNDFAPTVGVASTHPKNMPEDHAALPVWNAENWFYEDWPVGQKIRSLRRTMAEGDSHLFNALVLDIHPYVQDQMFAESEGIFGKRLIAGAFVFSAGLGLVATNCINAFSYGYDKLRFIKPVFIGDTIYSIRSNLDKKPRYKEMGLIRASYEVFKGEGELVLYCEHLQTVKYRNPADFVGKTEK, from the coding sequence ATGAACGACTTCGCCCCCACGGTCGGCGTTGCCTCGACGCATCCAAAAAACATGCCTGAAGATCATGCCGCGCTGCCGGTGTGGAACGCCGAGAACTGGTTCTATGAGGACTGGCCGGTCGGCCAGAAAATTCGCTCGTTGCGGCGCACAATGGCGGAAGGCGACAGCCATTTGTTCAACGCGCTGGTGCTCGACATCCACCCTTATGTACAGGACCAGATGTTTGCCGAGAGCGAAGGCATTTTCGGCAAGCGGCTGATCGCCGGCGCCTTCGTCTTTTCGGCGGGGCTGGGGCTGGTTGCCACCAACTGCATCAACGCCTTTTCCTACGGCTATGACAAGCTCCGCTTCATAAAGCCTGTCTTCATTGGTGACACGATCTATTCGATCCGCTCCAACCTCGACAAGAAGCCGCGCTACAAGGAGATGGGGCTGATCCGCGCCAGCTACGAGGTGTTCAAGGGCGAAGGCGAGCTCGTTTTGTATTGCGAGCATTTGCAGACGGTGAAGTACCGCAACCCGGCCGACTTCGTCGGCAAGACGGAGAAATGA